The following proteins are encoded in a genomic region of Bacillota bacterium:
- a CDS encoding cobalamin-dependent protein (Presence of a B(12) (cobalamin)-binding domain implies dependence on cobalamin itself, in one of its several forms, or in some unusual lineages, dependence on a cobalamin-like analog.): DIGKNLVAMMLQGAGFIVTDLGIDVPPEKFVEVVKEQQPHLVGMSALLTTTMLNMRSTIEALERSGLRDAVKVMVGGAPVTDQFAREIGADGYAENAFAAVSLARRLVGVG; the protein is encoded by the coding sequence ACGACATCGGAAAGAACCTGGTGGCCATGATGTTACAGGGGGCGGGCTTCATCGTCACCGACTTGGGCATTGATGTGCCGCCGGAGAAATTCGTGGAGGTGGTGAAAGAACAACAGCCACACCTCGTAGGTATGTCGGCTCTACTGACCACCACCATGCTGAACATGCGTAGCACCATCGAGGCTCTCGAGCGCAGTGGCCTGCGGGATGCGGTCAAGGTGATGGTGGGGGGAGCGCCCGTCACCGATCAGTTTGCCCGGGAGATAGGGGCGGACGGATACGCGGAGAACGCCTTTGCCGCCGTGAGCCTGGCCAGGCGCCTGGTGGGCGTCGGCTGA